CAGGAACCTGTCGGTGATATATCGCTGTGAAAGTTCTACGGCGGCTATGATCGCTTCATCCCTGATCCTGACCTGGTGATGGGTTTCGTAGCGTTCTTTCAGGCCGCGAAGGATGGAAATCGTATCCATCGTATCCGGCTCGCCCACCATCACGATCTGGAACCGCCGTTCGAGGGCTTTGTCTTTCTCAAAGTATTTCTGGTATTCCTTTAAGGTGGTAGCCCCGATCGCACGGAGTTCTCCCCTGGCCAGGGCCGGTTTCAGAATGTTCGCCGCATCCATGGCTCCCTCGCTTGCACCGGCACCTACCAGCGTGTGGATCTCGTCAATAAAAAGCACGATCTCACCATCGGAACCGGCGACCTCTTTAATGACACTTTTCAGCCTTTCTTCAAATTCTCCCTTGTATTTTGCACCGGCGATCAATGCGCCCATATCCAGTGAGAAGATCTGCTTGGACTTAAGTGTCTCAGGGACATCGCCATTGATGATCCGGTGCGCCAGGCCTTCAGCGATCGCTGTTTTGCCGACACCAGGTTCACCGATCAGGATGGGATTGTTCTTCGTCCTTCTGGAAAGTATCTGCAGGATCCTCCGGATCTCTTCATCCCTTCCGATGACAGGATCCAGTTTGCCATGCCTGGCCAGTTCGTTCAGATTGCGGGCATACTTGGCAAGGGCCTGATAGGTCTCTTCTGCTGTCTGACTGGTGACCGTGCTCCCTTTCCTGAGTTCCCTGATCGCTGATTTAAGGTCCTTTTCAGTGACACCACTGTCCCTGAGCAATTGGGCCGCCGTGTCTTTTCCGGCCAGAATGCCGAGCAGAACATGCTCGATGGAGATAAATTCATCACTAAATTCTTTTAAATAAGTTGTCGCTTTCTGAAAAGCCATACTTGCATCGTGGGTCAGATAGGGCTCTCCGCCGGCCACCCTTGGATAGGACTGAATGATCCTGTCAAGGGCCTGCTGCAAATGAACAATGTTGATGTTCAGTTTTTTGAGTAGAAATGGAATGACATGCTCATCTACCGTAAGCATCCCTTTAAGGATATGCGTGGTTTCAATGGCCTGATGCTGGTTGCCGGTGGCGATCTCCTGGGCCTGCTGGAGCGCCTCCTGTGATTTGATGGTAAAATTATTCAGATTCATATGCTTCAATTGAGGCAGTGACTGGATCAATTTTCCTGCCAACGCCTCTTTGGGAGTCTGGTACTGTAATAATGACAGTCTGGAATAACAAATCTGCAGACCTCACGTTATCCTTGGGATTTACTTTGTCAGGAGAACCGTTCGATTGAATTCCGTCATAAATCGGGAAATACAATTTTTTACTAATTTTGCCCGCTTAAAGGGAACTCCGCAATGAAGCAATTCTTTATTTCACTGCTGATGCTTGGCCAGGTAATGACCGTCATTGCCAGTCCAGTGTCAGACACCCTGAATGTTTTCCAGTCCGATAGTGCTTTTTATTGCAATCTCGATAGTCTTTTCATCGACGCGGGTGAGGGTTTTGCTTCGTATTCCTGGAGCACGGGTGAAACATCCCGGGGGATCTGGATCACCGAAACCAGCCTTTACAGGGTTGAGGTGACGGAAGGATCGGGAAATGTGTACGCCGACTCGGTCTATGCCAACCTGATCACTGCAGAAATCCCGCAGCCGGATACCACCATCTGTTACGGCGCTCATCTGACGCTGTCGGTCGTGCAGAAGCTCCCCGCCTGCCAGGTGGCCTACTGGCCTTTTAACGGCGATACCAGGGACTATAGCGGGAATGGATACGACGGTTTTGCCTTTGGCGCAACCCTGGCATCCGACCGGTTTGGTAATCCAAACAGTGCGCTGAGCTTTAACGGAAAGGATAACTACCTGATCGCCACCCTCGAGAATATTCAGTCCACGTTTTCAGTGGCTCTATGGTTCACCCTTCCCGACACCAGTGAGTGGTTGCCTGAGAATGAATATCCGACCTTCTTTGATTTCGGGAATGGCCAGGCAATGGCCCGGGTCCTTGGTAAAAATGAGGAGGTCATCAACACGGGCAAACTCGGCAAGATCAACCTTCAACATTTTGAAGGCCAGGGCTCACCGGATAATTATTCCTTTTCTTCCAATTCAAATCCTCCATTTGAAACCTGGCATCATCTGTACGCAGTGTTTGACGGCGCCGGATATCCGAACGAGATCTGGATTGACGGCATCCTGCAGGGATCGCTGATCACCAGCGTTTCGATAACACCTGGAGAAAGATTTATCTATTTTGGAAGAACACAAAGCCTGCAAACCAATACATCCTTTTTTATCGGTAAGATCGATGAGGTCAATATTTTCAGCTGTGTTCTCGATCCTTCTCAATTACAAAACCTGATGCATTCAGGATCCGTGTTCAATTACAGATATCAATGGGATACGGGAGATTCGGCCTCCGTAATGACTGTTGCTCCGCAAAAAAGCAAAACGTATACGGCAACTGTTTCCGACGGATTCAATACGTGTCAGGACAGCCTGCGGGTGACGGTCAATCCGGAAATCAAGCTGGACCTGGAGCAGCTTGACAAGGGGTGCCCGGGAGAAGCAAAGGCGAAGATGCTGGCCAGGGCGACGGGCGGAACCGCTCCCTATACGTATGAATGGGACCCCGGCATCGCATTTCTTCAGGGAGATACCCTCGCATTGGGACTCGTCGACAGTGTTCTTTACGCGATTACGGTGACCGACAGCCTGTCGTGCCGGCACGATGAAACCTTTGAAGTGGAAGCATTGCCTCCGCCCAAGGTCAGTTTCTCTTACGAACCTGAAGAAATATATTACCAGAATCCGGTAGTCCAGTTCAGCAGTGAGACCGAAAAGGCTGTAAACTGGTCGTGGAACTTCGGAGACGGAGAACTTTCCTCTCTGGAGGGCCCGAGCCACGTTTTCACAAAAGTTGATACGTATCATGTTGTGCTGACCGTCACTGCCGAAAATGGTTGTGTTGATTCCCTTGCCCAGGAAATCAATGTCCAGGAGGTTGAACTGGTCATTCCGAATATTTTCACTCCCAACGGGGATGCTATCAATGACACATTCATTGTGACCGACCTTGACAAATATATTTCCAATTCGCTGGTGGTTTTTAACCGATGGGGCCGAACAGTTTATGAAGCCAACAATTATTCCAGCGGTGAGTGGGATGGGGGCAATCTCTCCGATGGTACCTATTACTTCATTCTTAAATGCAAGGGATATTTCGCTACCGAAATCTTCAAGGGCACCATCAACATTTTCACAGGCGGATTCAAATGATCCCTTTGATCCTTCAGGGGATTGATTCCTTGTTTATTTTAACAAAATAAGCCGCTTTTTCAAGGGAAGTGATCATATCGTATTCTCCGAGATAAACATCCGGTCCGACGTTTATGGGCGTTGGCGTGTAATTGATGA
This portion of the Bacteroidales bacterium genome encodes:
- a CDS encoding gliding motility-associated C-terminal domain-containing protein, with product MKQFFISLLMLGQVMTVIASPVSDTLNVFQSDSAFYCNLDSLFIDAGEGFASYSWSTGETSRGIWITETSLYRVEVTEGSGNVYADSVYANLITAEIPQPDTTICYGAHLTLSVVQKLPACQVAYWPFNGDTRDYSGNGYDGFAFGATLASDRFGNPNSALSFNGKDNYLIATLENIQSTFSVALWFTLPDTSEWLPENEYPTFFDFGNGQAMARVLGKNEEVINTGKLGKINLQHFEGQGSPDNYSFSSNSNPPFETWHHLYAVFDGAGYPNEIWIDGILQGSLITSVSITPGERFIYFGRTQSLQTNTSFFIGKIDEVNIFSCVLDPSQLQNLMHSGSVFNYRYQWDTGDSASVMTVAPQKSKTYTATVSDGFNTCQDSLRVTVNPEIKLDLEQLDKGCPGEAKAKMLARATGGTAPYTYEWDPGIAFLQGDTLALGLVDSVLYAITVTDSLSCRHDETFEVEALPPPKVSFSYEPEEIYYQNPVVQFSSETEKAVNWSWNFGDGELSSLEGPSHVFTKVDTYHVVLTVTAENGCVDSLAQEINVQEVELVIPNIFTPNGDAINDTFIVTDLDKYISNSLVVFNRWGRTVYEANNYSSGEWDGGNLSDGTYYFILKCKGYFATEIFKGTINIFTGGFK